From Amphiprion ocellaris isolate individual 3 ecotype Okinawa chromosome 10, ASM2253959v1, whole genome shotgun sequence, one genomic window encodes:
- the ap1m1 gene encoding AP-1 complex subunit mu-1 isoform X1 gives MSASAVYVLDLKGKVLVCRNYRGDVDMSEIEHFMTLLMDKEEEGTLSPILAHGGVRFMWIKHNNLYLVATSKKNASVSLVFSFLYKIVQVFSEYFKELEEESIRDNFVIIYELMDELMDFGYPQTTDSKILQEYITQEGHKLDTGAPRPPATVTNAVSWRSEGIKYRKNEVFLDVIESVNLLVSANGNVLRSEIVGSIKMRVFLSGMPELRLGLNDKVLFENTGRGKSKSVELEDVKFHQCVRLSRFENDRTISFIPPDGEFELMSYRLNTHVKPLIWIESVIEKHSHSRIEYMIKAKSQFKRRSTANNVEIHIPVPTDADSPKFKTTVGSVKWVPENSEIVWSIKSFPGGKEYLMRAHFGLPSVEAEDKEGKPPISVKFEIPYFTTSGIQVRYLKIIEKSGYQALPWVRYITQNGDYQLRTQ, from the exons ATGTCTGCGAGCGCCGTGTATGTCTTGGATTTGAAAGGAAAG GTCCTTGTGTGCCGAAATTATCGTGGAGATGTGGACATGTCAGAGATTGAGCACTTCATGACTCTTCTGAtggacaaggaggaggagggtacGCTCTCTCCAATCCTGGCCCATGGGGGAGTCCGCTTCATGTGGATCAAACACAATAATCTCTACT TGGTTGCAACATCCAAGAAAAATGCCAGTGTGTCACTGGTTTTCTCCTTCTTGTACAAAATTGTTCAG gttttttcagAGTATTTCAAAGAGTTGGAGGAAGAGAGCATTAGAGATAACTTTGTTATCATATATGAGCTGATGGATGAGCTGATGGACTTTGGCTACCCTCAGACTACTGACAGCAAGATTCTGCAAGA GTACATAACCCAAGAGGGTCACAAGCTAGACACTGGTGCCCCGAGGCCTCCTGCCACAGTCACCAATGCTGTCTCCTGGAGGTCAGAGGGCATCAAGTACAGGAAGAATGAGGTCTTCCTGGACGTCATTGAGTCAGTCAACCTCCTG GTTAGTGCCAATGGTAATGTTCTACGGAGTGAGATAGTTGGTTCCATTAAGATGCGTGTCTTCCTGTCTGGAATGCCTGAGTTGCGGCTGGGTCTTAACGACAAGGTTCTGTTTGAAAACACTGGAC GAGGAAAGAGCAAATCAGTAGAACTGGAGGATGTCAAGTTTCACCAGTGTGTCCGTCTGTCTCGCTTCGAGAACGACCGCACCATCTCCTTTATTCCTCCTGATGGAGAGTTTGAGCTCATGTCCTACCGCCTCAACACTCAT GTGAAGCCCTTGATCTGGATTGAGTCTGTTATTGAGAAGCACTCCCACAGTCGCATCGAGTACATGATCAAG GCAAAGAGTCAGTTCAAGAGGCGTTCCACTGCCAACAACGTGGAGATTCACATTCCTGTGCCAACGGACGCTGACTCGCCCAAATTCAAGACCACAGTGGGCAGCGTGAAGTGGGTGCCTGAGAACAGCGAGATCGTCTGGTCAATCAAGTCTTTCCCT GGAGGAAAGGAGTATCTGATGCGAGCCCACTTCGGTCTGCCAAGTGTAGAGGCTGAAGACAAGGAGGGGAAGCCACCAATCAGTGTCAAGTTTGAGATCCCGTACTTCACGACCTCAGGGATCCAG
- the ap1m1 gene encoding AP-1 complex subunit mu-1 isoform X2, which yields MPVCHWFSPSCTKLFRFFSEYFKELEEESIRDNFVIIYELMDELMDFGYPQTTDSKILQEYITQEGHKLDTGAPRPPATVTNAVSWRSEGIKYRKNEVFLDVIESVNLLVSANGNVLRSEIVGSIKMRVFLSGMPELRLGLNDKVLFENTGRGKSKSVELEDVKFHQCVRLSRFENDRTISFIPPDGEFELMSYRLNTHVKPLIWIESVIEKHSHSRIEYMIKAKSQFKRRSTANNVEIHIPVPTDADSPKFKTTVGSVKWVPENSEIVWSIKSFPGGKEYLMRAHFGLPSVEAEDKEGKPPISVKFEIPYFTTSGIQVRYLKIIEKSGYQALPWVRYITQNGDYQLRTQ from the exons ATGCCAGTGTGTCACTGGTTTTCTCCTTCTTGTACAAAATTGTTCAGGT ttttttcagAGTATTTCAAAGAGTTGGAGGAAGAGAGCATTAGAGATAACTTTGTTATCATATATGAGCTGATGGATGAGCTGATGGACTTTGGCTACCCTCAGACTACTGACAGCAAGATTCTGCAAGA GTACATAACCCAAGAGGGTCACAAGCTAGACACTGGTGCCCCGAGGCCTCCTGCCACAGTCACCAATGCTGTCTCCTGGAGGTCAGAGGGCATCAAGTACAGGAAGAATGAGGTCTTCCTGGACGTCATTGAGTCAGTCAACCTCCTG GTTAGTGCCAATGGTAATGTTCTACGGAGTGAGATAGTTGGTTCCATTAAGATGCGTGTCTTCCTGTCTGGAATGCCTGAGTTGCGGCTGGGTCTTAACGACAAGGTTCTGTTTGAAAACACTGGAC GAGGAAAGAGCAAATCAGTAGAACTGGAGGATGTCAAGTTTCACCAGTGTGTCCGTCTGTCTCGCTTCGAGAACGACCGCACCATCTCCTTTATTCCTCCTGATGGAGAGTTTGAGCTCATGTCCTACCGCCTCAACACTCAT GTGAAGCCCTTGATCTGGATTGAGTCTGTTATTGAGAAGCACTCCCACAGTCGCATCGAGTACATGATCAAG GCAAAGAGTCAGTTCAAGAGGCGTTCCACTGCCAACAACGTGGAGATTCACATTCCTGTGCCAACGGACGCTGACTCGCCCAAATTCAAGACCACAGTGGGCAGCGTGAAGTGGGTGCCTGAGAACAGCGAGATCGTCTGGTCAATCAAGTCTTTCCCT GGAGGAAAGGAGTATCTGATGCGAGCCCACTTCGGTCTGCCAAGTGTAGAGGCTGAAGACAAGGAGGGGAAGCCACCAATCAGTGTCAAGTTTGAGATCCCGTACTTCACGACCTCAGGGATCCAG